From one Eucalyptus grandis isolate ANBG69807.140 chromosome 9, ASM1654582v1, whole genome shotgun sequence genomic stretch:
- the LOC104420734 gene encoding vacuolar iron transporter homolog 5-like produces MPNGCPLNGIGKANDASLSLSLMAPRRLTEKQRIPRVVYTVTGLSVQQKSLHPSSDLSTDRISQLPSTAGEKAEATDAPGNELLQRAQWLRAAILGANDGLLSTTSLMLGVGAARDDRRSMVFSGIAGALAGALSMAVGEFVSVSTQREIEQANLEKRQEAICEEEALPNPYKAAAASALAFLCGSLFPLLPAIFVAQHTLRVVFVVVVASIALALFGGVGAHLGGSPVKVSAARVLVGGWIAMGITYGLLKPFDKDDDK; encoded by the exons ATGCCCAATGGTTGCCCCTTGAACGGGATCGGAAAGGCGAATGATGCATCGTTATCTCTATCGTTGATGGCTCCTCGACGGCTGACTGAAAAACAAAGGATCCCTCGTGTGGTTTACACTGTTACCGGACTCAGCGTCCAGCAAAAGAGTCTCCATCCTTCTTCCGACCTCAGTACCGATCGCATC AGCCAGCTTCCGTCGACAGCGGGGGAGAAGGCCGAGGCCACCGACGCACCGGGTAACGAGCTGTTGCAGCGGGCACAGTGGCTCCGGGCCGCCATTCTTGGGGCTAACGACGGGCTGCTCTCGACCACGTCGTTGATGCTCGGCGTCGGCGCCGCCAGGGATGATCGTCGGTCCATGGTCTTCTCGGGCATCGCGGGGGCTCTCGCGGGCGCTTTAAGCATGGCGGTCGGAGAGTTCGTCTCGGTCTCGACCCAGAGAGAGATCGAGCAGGCGAACCTTGAGAAGCGC CAGGAAGCAATCTGCGAAGAAGAAGCTTTACCCAACCCTTACAAAGCTGCTGCCGCGTCTGCCTTGGCTTTCCTCTGCGGGTCATTGTTTCCTCTGTTGCCGGCCATCTTCGTCGCTCAACACACGCTCAGGGTCGTGTTTGTCGTGGTGGTTGCCTCCATAGCTCTTGCTCTGTTCGGAGGCGTTGGAGCTCATCTCGGCGGTTCGCCGGTGAAGGTCTCGGCCGCGAGGGTTCTAGTCGGTGGGTGGATTGCCATGGGAATCACTTACGGGTTGCTCAAGCCTTTCGATAAAGATGATGACAAGTAG